From the genome of Papaver somniferum cultivar HN1 chromosome 2, ASM357369v1, whole genome shotgun sequence, one region includes:
- the LOC113354320 gene encoding PITH domain-containing protein At3g04780-like: protein MSTESASTAITRNQVDLLDFIDWSGVECLNQNTSHSVVNALKQGYREDEGLKLESDADEQLLIYIPFTQVIKLHSMLIIGPEEDGPRTVKLFANKEHMGFSNVSDYPPSDTVVFTPEHLKGKPVALKYVKFQSVRSLTIFIEENQEGADITQVQKIVLYGSTVETTDMKGLKKIEDH from the exons ATGTCTACTGAATCCGCTTCTACTGCAATCACCCGTAATCAA GTGGATCTACTTGACTTCATAGATTGGTCTGGAGTTGAATGTCTCAATCAAAATACTTCTCATTCAGTTGTTAATGCTCTCAAACAG GGTTATAGAGAAGATGAAGGTTTGAAACTAGAGAGTGATGCTGATGAACAGCTCTTGATTTATATTCCTTTTACTCAAGTTATTAAACTTCATTCCATGCTCATCATTGGCCCTGAAGAAGATG GTCCCAGGACAGTGAAACTTTTTGCAAACAAGGAGCACATGGGATTCAG TAATGTCAGTGACTATCCTCCTAGTGACACTGTTGTTTTTACACCAGAGCATCTTAAG GGAAAGCCAGTAGCCCTCAAGTATGTTAAGTTCCAGAGCGTTCGCAG CTTGACCATTTTTATAGAGGAAAATCAAGAGGGTGCAGACATAACACAAGTTCAGAAGATTGTCCTCTATGGATCAAC TGTCGAGACAACAGACATGAAGGGGCTGAAAAAGATTGAGGATCATTAA